Proteins from a genomic interval of candidate division KSB1 bacterium:
- a CDS encoding OmpH family outer membrane protein produces the protein MKSKIYSLIIALIFGLGFSPAFSQLKVGYINSQKVLEKFKDAMDVKKQLAELNTQWESEARDMQKEIEKLQDELESQSLLLSDQRKQEKVQQIQTLGQQYQLFLQTKWGQQGEGVKKEVELLQPIYEKINAAIKEIGRAEGYHYIFDVVAGNILYASDDQPDLTEKLLVELNKGLPAATADGK, from the coding sequence TATTTTTGGATTGGGATTTAGTCCTGCATTTTCCCAGTTGAAGGTAGGCTATATTAATTCTCAAAAAGTATTAGAAAAATTCAAAGACGCCATGGATGTCAAAAAGCAATTGGCTGAATTGAATACCCAATGGGAAAGCGAAGCGAGGGATATGCAGAAGGAAATTGAGAAATTGCAAGATGAATTGGAGTCTCAAAGTTTGCTATTGAGCGATCAGAGAAAGCAAGAAAAGGTACAACAAATTCAAACACTCGGCCAGCAGTATCAATTGTTCCTGCAAACCAAGTGGGGACAGCAAGGAGAGGGAGTCAAAAAGGAAGTCGAATTGCTACAGCCTATATATGAGAAAATTAATGCCGCTATTAAAGAAATCGGACGAGCGGAAGGCTATCACTATATTTTTGATGTTGTCGCGGGAAACATTCTTTATGCCTCCGACGATCAACCTGACCTGACTGAAAAGCTTCTAGTGGAATTGAACAAAGGGCTGCCTGCGGCAACTGCAGACGGGAAATAA
- the fabZ gene encoding 3-hydroxyacyl-ACP dehydratase FabZ — translation MSEENSSTSKAEIVLDILEIQKVLPHRYPFLLVDRIVELVPMERVVGIKNVTMNEPFFQGHFPGNPIMPGVLILEAMAQTGGFLLLNTEHDPSGKLVYFTGINHVKFRKPVVPGDQLRFEVEFLKRKRNICKMQGKAFVEDKMVCEAELTAAVVDKE, via the coding sequence ATGTCAGAGGAAAATAGCAGTACCAGCAAGGCAGAGATTGTATTAGACATTTTGGAAATTCAAAAGGTTCTGCCGCATCGTTACCCGTTTTTGCTGGTGGATAGAATTGTCGAACTTGTACCAATGGAACGCGTGGTCGGCATTAAGAATGTCACCATGAACGAGCCGTTCTTCCAGGGGCATTTTCCCGGAAACCCCATCATGCCCGGTGTACTAATTTTGGAAGCCATGGCGCAAACAGGCGGCTTTTTACTTCTGAACACCGAACATGATCCTTCGGGCAAACTTGTTTATTTTACCGGCATCAATCATGTAAAATTTAGAAAGCCGGTAGTACCGGGCGATCAACTGCGATTTGAAGTGGAATTCCTGAAACGTAAACGGAATATTTGCAAGATGCAGGGCAAGGCATTCGTCGAGGACAAGATGGTTTGTGAGGCGGAGTTGACGGCAGCGGTTGTGGATAAGGAATGA
- a CDS encoding lipoate--protein ligase family protein: protein MIKETGTWRFINSGAQDGAFNMAADETLARLCKSGQPILRIYAWQPFAISIGHHQKLFEVDLDKCNGQGVDVVRRPTGGRAIFHVEEVTYAVIIPKESNLYAQSALAIYNFISSALVNGLNRLGANLVLERKKNLDGEFKTYNQKFACFASSAKYEIHYLSKKLVGSAQRRLENGLLQHGSILLGNEHLNLFDYLTKTKNGSSGNLKQLLSEKTTCLETTLNREVNYNEVVSVLKPGFENVFKIELQSIPLTAEETELINERKPHYSQTRRDSLCETYV from the coding sequence TTGATAAAAGAAACCGGGACTTGGCGTTTCATCAATTCCGGCGCTCAAGACGGCGCTTTTAACATGGCAGCGGACGAGACTTTAGCCCGGTTGTGCAAATCTGGCCAGCCAATTTTAAGAATTTATGCCTGGCAGCCTTTTGCAATTTCAATCGGTCACCATCAAAAGCTGTTCGAGGTTGATTTAGATAAATGTAACGGCCAAGGCGTGGATGTTGTTCGCCGTCCCACCGGCGGCCGGGCAATTTTTCATGTCGAAGAAGTCACTTATGCGGTTATTATTCCTAAAGAGTCCAATCTGTATGCGCAAAGTGCCCTGGCTATTTATAATTTTATTAGTTCAGCTCTCGTCAACGGTCTGAATCGATTGGGTGCAAATTTAGTTCTGGAAAGAAAGAAAAACCTTGACGGAGAATTTAAAACATACAATCAAAAATTTGCCTGTTTTGCATCGTCGGCAAAATATGAGATTCATTATCTCTCAAAAAAGCTTGTGGGCAGCGCCCAGCGAAGACTTGAGAATGGGCTTCTCCAACATGGCTCGATTCTTTTGGGAAATGAACATTTGAATTTGTTTGATTACTTGACAAAAACCAAGAACGGCAGCTCAGGCAATTTGAAGCAGCTTTTAAGTGAGAAAACTACTTGCCTTGAAACTACTTTGAACCGTGAAGTAAATTATAATGAAGTTGTATCTGTGCTGAAACCAGGTTTTGAAAATGTTTTCAAAATTGAGTTACAATCAATACCCTTAACTGCCGAGGAAACTGAATTGATAAACGAACGTAAGCCACACTACTCTCAAACCAGGAGGGATTCTCTATGCGAAACCTACGTTTAG
- a CDS encoding 1-deoxy-D-xylulose-5-phosphate reductoisomerase: MKRISLLGSTGSIGTNCLNVVERQKNEFVVNYLTSYKNIQLLFEQASKFRPKAVAIVKKEKVMKYLPRFKEIDVEVYTGFEGILEVSRKEDVDILVNALVGAVGLQPTLNAIRKNVRIALANKETLVIGGKFVMEKAQQEGAEIIPIDSEHSALLQCIAGEDTEKIECVFLTASGGPFREFSGKDFSNVTVEQALDHPNWDMGPKVTIDSATLMNKGLEVMEAHWLFDLKPAEIQVVIHPQSIIHSMVEFADGSIKAQLGVPDMCIPIQYALTYPKRLSADFPRLDFRTLKELTFEQPNFEKFRCLKLAYEALETGGAAPAVLNAANEEAVDLFLTRKIGFEKIPQIVEKALTNCKFNSCDKVEDLLQYDKLTREYVLNGLN, encoded by the coding sequence ATGAAACGGATTAGTCTTCTGGGGTCTACGGGGTCCATCGGGACCAATTGTTTAAATGTAGTAGAACGCCAAAAAAACGAATTCGTGGTTAACTATCTGACAAGTTATAAAAATATTCAACTTTTGTTTGAACAGGCGAGTAAGTTTCGTCCTAAGGCGGTTGCGATAGTTAAAAAAGAAAAAGTAATGAAGTATTTGCCGCGCTTTAAAGAAATTGATGTGGAAGTTTACACCGGTTTTGAAGGAATTCTTGAGGTCAGCCGCAAAGAGGATGTCGATATTCTGGTCAATGCGCTGGTTGGTGCAGTTGGTCTGCAGCCTACTTTGAACGCGATTAGGAAAAATGTTCGCATCGCTCTGGCCAACAAAGAAACGCTGGTCATCGGGGGCAAGTTTGTCATGGAGAAGGCACAGCAAGAAGGCGCCGAAATTATTCCCATTGACAGCGAACACAGCGCGCTTCTACAATGCATTGCCGGCGAAGATACTGAGAAAATAGAATGCGTTTTTTTGACCGCCTCTGGCGGTCCGTTTCGAGAGTTCTCAGGCAAGGATTTTTCGAATGTAACCGTTGAGCAGGCCCTCGATCACCCGAATTGGGACATGGGTCCCAAGGTAACCATCGATTCGGCAACCTTGATGAACAAAGGCCTGGAGGTCATGGAAGCGCATTGGTTGTTTGATTTAAAACCTGCGGAAATTCAAGTTGTAATACATCCGCAGTCGATAATTCATAGTATGGTTGAGTTTGCCGATGGTTCGATAAAAGCGCAGCTTGGGGTGCCGGACATGTGTATCCCGATTCAATATGCTTTAACCTATCCCAAACGGCTTTCGGCTGACTTTCCGCGTTTGGATTTTCGGACGCTTAAAGAGCTTACTTTTGAGCAGCCGAATTTTGAGAAGTTTCGCTGCTTGAAACTTGCTTACGAGGCCCTTGAAACCGGCGGCGCGGCTCCCGCCGTTTTGAATGCCGCAAATGAAGAAGCGGTCGATTTATTTTTGACCCGGAAAATCGGTTTTGAGAAAATTCCACAAATAGTAGAGAAAGCTTTAACAAATTGCAAGTTTAATAGCTGCGACAAAGTTGAAGATTTGCTGCAGTACGATAAATTAACCAGAGAATATGTACTAAACGGACTTAATTAG
- the rseP gene encoding RIP metalloprotease RseP, whose translation MTTILAFAFVLGVLIFVHEFGHFATAKMVGIKVERFSLGFPPRMFGKKIGDTDYCISWLPLGGYVKMAGMIDESLDGTIEGEPWEFASKPVWQRLIVISAGSIMNILTAVVILALIAFAIGIPGESDGALVSEVLENKPAETIGLKTGDVIVSINDQIVKTHEDLIKIVNANPGIDLPIEWKRESESFSSRITPELQEEENIGLIGVRVGNHVVYQEAGLVDSFKAGFSNTYSFTKLILYSLKVIFTGEQSFKDAVGGPIAIAKMAGESAKLGFDSLLFFTAILSINLGIINLFPFPVLDGGHLVLLLIEGIRRKPLPVKATLVIQKVGMAFLLALMIFIIFNDITKL comes from the coding sequence ATGACAACTATATTAGCTTTTGCATTTGTTTTAGGTGTTTTAATTTTTGTCCATGAATTCGGGCATTTTGCTACTGCCAAAATGGTGGGCATAAAAGTTGAAAGATTCTCTTTGGGATTTCCGCCCCGAATGTTCGGTAAGAAAATCGGCGATACTGATTATTGTATCTCCTGGCTCCCGTTAGGCGGCTATGTTAAAATGGCCGGCATGATCGACGAGAGCCTGGACGGCACCATAGAAGGCGAACCCTGGGAGTTTGCATCCAAGCCGGTCTGGCAGCGGCTGATTGTCATTTCAGCAGGCTCGATTATGAATATCTTAACCGCTGTTGTCATTCTTGCATTGATCGCGTTTGCAATTGGCATCCCGGGCGAATCAGACGGTGCACTTGTAAGTGAAGTTTTGGAAAACAAACCAGCCGAGACAATTGGCTTAAAAACCGGAGATGTAATCGTCTCAATCAATGATCAGATTGTGAAGACCCACGAAGATTTAATTAAAATTGTCAATGCGAATCCCGGTATCGACCTGCCAATTGAGTGGAAAAGGGAGAGTGAGTCTTTTTCGTCCAGAATTACGCCTGAACTTCAGGAAGAGGAGAACATCGGTTTGATCGGGGTTCGGGTTGGCAACCATGTAGTCTATCAGGAAGCCGGACTAGTCGATTCTTTTAAGGCAGGTTTTTCTAACACGTATAGTTTCACTAAGCTTATTTTGTATTCTTTAAAAGTGATCTTCACCGGCGAGCAGTCCTTTAAAGACGCGGTTGGGGGTCCGATCGCGATTGCAAAAATGGCTGGCGAGAGCGCAAAATTGGGGTTTGATTCTTTACTGTTCTTTACGGCAATTCTCAGTATCAATTTGGGAATCATCAACTTGTTCCCCTTCCCGGTTCTAGATGGCGGGCATTTGGTGCTTTTATTAATAGAAGGCATCCGCCGCAAGCCGCTTCCTGTCAAAGCAACCCTGGTTATTCAAAAAGTTGGCATGGCGTTTTTGCTGGCGCTGATGATATTTATTATTTTTAATGATATCACGAAGTTGTGA
- a CDS encoding pyridoxal phosphate-dependent aminotransferase yields MNFASRMERLGTETAFEVMARAKALEAKGKDMIYLQIGEPDFPTPKNIIEAGVKALRDGQTHYSPAAGIMPLREAIVDDVEARRGVRPKVEQVIVTPGAKPIMYFVIMACIDSGDEVIYPNPGFPIYESVINFVGGTPVALPLWEENDFRFNQDEFRSLVTDRTRMIIINSPHNPSGGVLTRGDIEVVAEVAREKNILVLTDEVYKNIIYDGEHVSIYSMPGMQEQTILLDGFSKTYAMTGWRLGFGVMREDLAKKVEQLMINSNSCTATFSQYAAVEALKGPTDEVDAMVETFRKRRDFIVAGLNEIPDVSCITPKGAFYVFPNVKKIKMSTQELEHYLLNEAGVAILSGTAFGKYGDGYLRFSYANSIENIGKALEKMKDALEKI; encoded by the coding sequence ATGAATTTCGCCAGCAGAATGGAACGACTGGGGACCGAAACAGCCTTCGAAGTCATGGCGCGAGCCAAAGCACTGGAAGCCAAGGGAAAGGATATGATTTACTTGCAAATTGGCGAACCTGATTTTCCCACACCGAAGAATATCATTGAAGCGGGTGTGAAAGCACTACGAGACGGCCAGACCCATTACTCCCCGGCAGCCGGAATTATGCCGTTGCGGGAAGCCATTGTTGACGATGTTGAAGCTCGCCGCGGCGTTCGGCCAAAAGTTGAGCAGGTCATCGTAACGCCGGGCGCAAAACCGATCATGTACTTTGTCATTATGGCCTGTATCGACTCTGGCGATGAAGTTATCTATCCAAATCCAGGCTTCCCGATTTATGAGTCGGTGATCAATTTTGTCGGCGGGACTCCGGTAGCTCTGCCTTTATGGGAGGAAAACGATTTCCGGTTTAACCAGGATGAATTTCGTTCTCTGGTAACCGATCGCACCCGAATGATTATTATTAATTCACCTCATAATCCATCCGGCGGTGTTTTAACCCGGGGAGATATTGAAGTTGTTGCAGAAGTGGCCAGAGAAAAGAATATTTTGGTGCTCACAGACGAAGTTTATAAAAATATTATTTATGACGGTGAGCACGTGAGCATCTACTCCATGCCTGGCATGCAGGAGCAAACCATTCTTTTAGATGGATTTTCTAAGACTTATGCCATGACCGGCTGGCGCCTGGGATTCGGGGTCATGCGGGAAGACCTGGCCAAAAAAGTCGAGCAGCTCATGATAAACAGCAACTCCTGTACCGCCACTTTTTCTCAGTACGCTGCAGTCGAGGCTTTGAAAGGTCCAACTGACGAAGTCGATGCTATGGTCGAAACATTTCGGAAACGCAGAGACTTTATTGTCGCGGGCTTAAATGAAATTCCCGATGTTAGTTGTATCACGCCAAAGGGCGCGTTTTATGTCTTTCCGAATGTTAAAAAAATTAAAATGAGTACTCAGGAGCTTGAGCACTATCTTCTGAATGAAGCCGGTGTTGCAATCTTATCGGGGACAGCTTTTGGCAAATACGGCGACGGCTACTTAAGATTTTCTTACGCTAACTCAATCGAAAATATTGGTAAAGCCCTCGAAAAAATGAAAGATGCTTTGGAGAAAATTTAA
- the gcvT gene encoding glycine cleavage system aminomethyltransferase GcvT yields MEPKKTALYDVHIQLGAKMVEFAGYWMPVQYKGVINEHKRVRSTVGIFDVSHMGEFFIQGEKAAEYLQKMTINDVTKMEKYRAQYTGMCNENGGMIDDMIVYCFGDYFMAIVNASNHEKDFKWMNEHLIPGAEIIDRSDEYSLFAVQGRKAEATLQKLTDLDLSVVKYYWFRETNLAGVDVIVLRTGYTGEEGFEVAVHVDYSEKVWNGILEAGKKFDIEPIGLGARDTLRMEMKFCLYGNDIDETTNPIEAGLGWATKVDKGDFLGREAIMQVKEKGATRKLVGFEMKQRAVPRHGYKILKDGDEIGYVTSGTFSPSLEKGIGIGYVTVPFNEVGTSVSIEIRGKGVEAEVVKTPFYQRPY; encoded by the coding sequence TTGGAACCCAAGAAAACAGCACTCTATGACGTTCACATCCAGCTCGGTGCAAAGATGGTCGAATTTGCCGGCTACTGGATGCCGGTGCAATACAAAGGTGTCATCAATGAACACAAACGGGTTCGCAGCACCGTTGGAATTTTTGATGTCTCGCACATGGGTGAATTTTTCATCCAGGGTGAAAAAGCCGCCGAGTATTTGCAAAAGATGACAATAAATGACGTCACCAAAATGGAGAAATACCGGGCCCAGTACACCGGCATGTGTAACGAAAACGGCGGCATGATTGACGATATGATCGTCTACTGTTTTGGCGACTATTTCATGGCCATTGTGAATGCTTCCAACCATGAAAAGGATTTTAAATGGATGAATGAGCACTTAATCCCGGGCGCTGAAATTATCGACAGAAGCGATGAGTACAGCCTCTTTGCCGTTCAGGGGCGAAAGGCCGAGGCCACACTGCAAAAGCTCACAGATCTCGATCTTTCCGTAGTTAAATATTATTGGTTTCGGGAAACGAATCTTGCCGGTGTTGATGTCATTGTACTGCGCACGGGGTACACCGGCGAGGAGGGCTTTGAAGTCGCGGTTCATGTTGACTATTCCGAGAAAGTCTGGAATGGAATCCTCGAAGCAGGCAAAAAGTTTGACATCGAACCTATCGGTCTTGGGGCGCGCGATACCTTACGAATGGAAATGAAGTTCTGTTTGTACGGCAACGACATCGATGAGACCACCAACCCGATTGAAGCCGGATTGGGTTGGGCCACGAAAGTCGACAAAGGGGACTTCCTTGGCCGCGAGGCAATCATGCAGGTCAAGGAAAAAGGCGCGACAAGAAAATTGGTCGGCTTTGAGATGAAACAACGCGCTGTACCCCGGCACGGTTATAAGATTCTGAAAGACGGGGACGAAATTGGCTACGTGACCAGTGGTACCTTCTCCCCAAGTTTAGAAAAAGGCATCGGAATTGGGTATGTCACTGTACCTTTTAATGAAGTCGGGACTTCTGTTTCAATTGAAATTCGGGGTAAAGGGGTGGAAGCAGAGGTGGTAAAGACGCCGTTTTATCAAAGGCCTTATTAA
- the thiE gene encoding thiamine phosphate synthase, translating to MFSQNIDWSFYAILDKEYAKERSLTRLAEEAIQGGAGILQLRNKLSASDEFYSDALKIKEVTRHFRIPLIINDRLDIALAAKADGVHLGQDDLPFAEARKLLGDQMILGASVHNLEEFEIALKGNPDYLGVGMIYPSLSKTELQSAGIKIVEQLRRKTILPLIAIGGLTVENLEPAIRAGADGVAVISDLFTRQDVYGRAKEFVKKVKQVKDSLVVV from the coding sequence TTGTTTTCTCAAAATATCGACTGGTCTTTTTACGCAATTCTCGACAAGGAGTATGCAAAAGAGCGTTCCCTGACCCGATTAGCTGAGGAGGCAATTCAAGGCGGCGCAGGAATTCTCCAACTAAGAAACAAACTTTCAGCATCCGATGAATTCTACTCTGACGCCTTAAAAATAAAAGAAGTTACTCGGCACTTTAGAATTCCTTTGATTATAAACGATCGCCTGGACATTGCTCTGGCTGCAAAAGCGGATGGCGTGCATTTGGGGCAAGACGATTTGCCGTTTGCAGAGGCAAGAAAACTACTCGGCGATCAAATGATTCTGGGAGCATCAGTCCACAATCTCGAAGAATTTGAAATTGCTTTAAAAGGCAACCCGGACTATTTGGGAGTTGGCATGATCTATCCTTCGCTTTCAAAGACAGAGTTGCAAAGTGCGGGTATTAAAATTGTCGAACAATTGCGCCGGAAAACTATATTGCCTTTGATTGCAATCGGCGGCCTCACTGTCGAAAATCTCGAACCGGCGATTCGAGCAGGCGCAGATGGAGTGGCCGTCATCTCGGACCTTTTTACCAGACAAGATGTTTACGGCCGCGCAAAAGAGTTTGTCAAGAAAGTTAAACAAGTCAAGGATTCTTTGGTTGTAGTTTAG